One region of Triticum aestivum cultivar Chinese Spring chromosome 6B, IWGSC CS RefSeq v2.1, whole genome shotgun sequence genomic DNA includes:
- the LOC123136788 gene encoding uncharacterized protein isoform X1 has protein sequence MHAWKSPAPCEYLSSSSKQAEVVTHDVSPMSTHSSPLISARKPPGWHIQFFIRIDLGGSYHTYPHLGGPFRSLEETEKAIKSHLDGLRSPIMCRDGLSSAEVAVRHRLYWPDGTRKKSFEGNPGRRNMNLLVQALLDKYNEDHHLLGNLAYELDNVVCSRQIYEKEGGLINKFYHINLTAKTKGDDGFHVDNLFFGEITRIEGENEEYMLNCFCMVKPIDNGGCSGCTKYGEYDLKHPVDADKYKGGHSTPAIQCRGINHIPFLQPDVPVYIRNKQDWLEFEKAMLAKEEAKIRYIYECPADSPIQAKVDGARMPAGLAKGQEDAGLAKGRESAGLAKRGEGADLTKRGEDAGLAKREDHQGSVKYVVPARRGVLF, from the exons ATGCACGCATGGAAGTCGCCCGCTCC GTGTGAGTACCTTTCCTCATCCTCCAAGCAGGCAGAGGTGGTAACTCATGATGTCTCACCAATGTCAACACACTCGTCTCCACTCATCTCGGCTCGTAAACCTCCTGGTTGGCATATACAGTTTTTCATCAGAATAGATCTGGGGGGTTCTTACCACACGTATCCTCATCTGGGGGGGCCATTCCGGAGCTTGGAGGAAACTGAAAAGGCTATCAAAAGCCATCTTGATGGCCTGCGCTCTCCAATAAT GTGCAGAGATGGGCTATCGTCGGCGGAGGTTGCAGTGCGACATCGCCTTTACTGGCCTGATGGCACAAGGAAGAAGTCGTTCGAAGGCAATCCCGGGCGTAGGAATATGAACCTATTGGTTCAAGCTTTACTGGATAAATACAATGAAGACCACCATCTTTTGGgg AATCTTGCATATGAACTTGATAATGTTGTGTGCTCCCGACAAATTTACGAGAAGGAGGGCGGCCTTATTAACAAATTCTATCATATCAATTTGACTGCAAAAACCAAAGGAGATGATGGTTTTCACGTCGACAATCTATTCTTTGGTGAAATCACACGAATAGAAGGCGAaaatgaagaatacatgctcaaTTGTTTCTGTATGGTTAAACCTATTGACAATG GCGGATGCTCAGGTTGTACGAAGTACGGGGAGTATGATTTGAAGCACCCTGTTGATGCTGATAAATACAAAGGTGGCCACTCTACCCCGGCCATTCAATGTCGTGGTATCAATCATATTCCTTTCTTGCAACCGGATGTACCTGTATACATCCGGAATAAGCAGGATTGGTTGGAGTTTGAGAAGGCtatgttggcgaaggaggaggctaaGATAAGATATATATATGAG TGCCCTGCTGATTCTCCTATTCAAGCAAAAGTGGATGGTGCAAGAATGCCTGCTGGTTTGGCCAAGGGACAAGAGGATGCTGGTTTGGCCAAGGGACGAGAGAGTGCTGGTTTGGCCAAGAGAGGAGAGGGTGCTGATTTGACCAAGAGAGGAGAGGATGCTGGTTTGGCCAAGCGAGAGGATCACCAGGGAAGCGTGAAGTACGTTGTACCTGCTAGGCGTGGGGTGTTGTTTTGA
- the LOC123136789 gene encoding uncharacterized protein: protein MGSRQIVAVLQLGGVFTTDDDGHMTYSGGEAHAMLVKSGWTFKAFKHEISSTLNNLKLDSYAFKYFLPKNNKTLISISNDKDLKRMVEFHADSETTDIYVIKKVDNRVKSSVADSSAPADSAIIETTPDGSKRQKICASWENTITGVGQVFEGPKEFRDALHKYAIAHRFHYRFVKNDSSRVTVECTDEGCPWRIHASKSSANQEFMIKKVVGSHTCESETVKSNRLASQKWVASVIKEKLRDSPNYRPRDIANDLQREYGLSLNYSQAWRGKLIARKELYSPHEEACNQLPWFRDRIFATNPGSMATVEALEGSKFRFFVAFHASLHGFENGCRPLLFLDLITVKPNKHWKLLGATSVDGEGDVFPVALSVVDDESQENWHWFLEQLKASLPMPGDITFISNGRSGLWDDVSLIFPDSYHGYNVNFFIEEFKTKLDDSWSEEVKDIMVEHLKDAIYSCRVDEFNHYLDLIKAESDKLAEWLLETKPERWSDALFKGSRLGQYTCNISETIAEWIPNRYELPVVQLLDTIRCNLMEMIYTRRESSNTWSEVLTPSANQKLQEEMNKALSLSVVCSTENDGNNNVFEVCDGSVYTVNIDTWECTCRKWHVSGIPCCHAIAVFEQTDQNPVEYCAKYFRRDYYRMTYAMSINPIPDVIVPPASTDLTQSMGLQPCPILARRQVGRPKEKPADPRIAIKRAVRCSRCKGYGHNKATCKVPLTT, encoded by the exons GAGCAGACAAATTGTCGCTGTTCTTCAACTAGGTGGAGTATTCACAACTGATGATGATGGGCATATGACCTATTCTGGCGGAGAGGCACATGCGATGCTTGTGAAAAGTGGTTGGACTTTTAAAGCGTTTAAAcatgagatatcttcaacactcaaTAACCTCAAGCTTGATTCCTATGCATTCAAATACTTCCTTCCTAAAAATAATAAGACTTTGATTTCAATTTCCAATGACAAAGACCTTAAGCGCATGGTTGAATTCCATGCGGACTCGGAGACAACAGACATCTACGTCATTAAGAAGGTTGACAACAG GGTAAAGAGCTCTGTAGCAGACTCCAGTGCTCCTGCAGATTCTGCTATAATAGAGACTACTCCAGATGGATCTAAGCGGCAAAAGATATGTGCAAGTTGGGAGAACACAATCACTGGAGTTGGCCAAGTATTTGAGGGTCCAAAGGAATTTCGTGATGCGTTGCACAAGTATGCCATTGCACATAGGTTTCATTACAGATTTGTCAAGAATGACTCTTCTCGTGTCACTGTGGAATGTACTGATGAAGGATGTCCCTGGCGCATACATGCTTCCAAATCTTCTGCAAATCAGGAGTTCATGATCAAGAAAGTGGTTGGGAGCCATACATGTGAATCAGAGACAGTCAAAAGTAATCGTCTAGCTTCTCAAAAATGGGTTGCTAGTGTTATCAAGGAAAAATTACGTGACAGTCCAAACTACAGGCCAAGAGATATTGCAAATGATCTCCAGCGTGAATACGGACTAAGCCTGAACTATTCTCAAGCTTGGCGAGGCAAATTAATAGCTCGAAAAGAACTTTACAGTCCACATGAAGAGGCATGTAATCAGTTACCTTGGTTTCGTGATAGAATTTTCGCAACAAACCCTGGGAGTATGGCAACAGTAGAGGCATTGGAAGGTTCAAAGTTCCGCTTCTTTGTTGCATTCCATGCCTCCCTTCATGGTTTTGAGAATGGTTGCAGGCCTCTTCTCTTTCTTGACCTGATAACTGTGAAACCAAATAAGCATTGGAAACTATTAGGTGCTACTTCTGTTGATGGTGAAGGTGATGTGTTCCCCGTTGCATTATCTGTAGTGGATGACGAGAGTCAAGAAAATTGGCATTGGTTTCTTGAACAGCTAAAGGCATCGTTGCCTATGCCTGGAGACATAACATTCATATCAAATGGCAGAAGTGGTCTGTGGGATGATGTTTCTCTAATATTTCCAGATAGTTATCATGGATACAATGTCAACTTTTTCATTGAAGAATTTAAAACAAAATTGGATGACAGCTGGAGTGAAGAAGTAAAAGATATAATGGTCGAGCATCTTAAGGATGCCATATATTCGTGCAGAGTTGATGAATTCAATCATTATCTTGATCTCATCAAAGCTGAGTCTGATAAGCTTGCTGAATGGCTTTTGGAGACTAAACCTGAGCGGTGGTCAGATGCGTTATTCAAAGGGTCACGTCTTGGCCAATACACATGCAATATTTCCGAGACAATTGCAGAGTGGATCCCCAACAGATATGAGCTCCCTGTAGTGCAGCTGCTTGATACAATCAGATGCAACCTGATGGAGATGATCTATACACGCAGGGAATCTTCCAATACATGGTCAGAAGTATTAACACCATCAGCGAATCAGAAACTTCAGGAAGAGATGAACAAAGCTCTTTCACTCAGTGTTGTTTGCTCAACTGAAAATGATGGAAACAATAATGTGTTCGAAGTATGTGATGGTTCGGTCTATACAGTCAACATTGATACATGGGAGTGCACCTGCAGAAAGTGGCATGTGTCTGGGATTCCTTGCTGTCATGCCATCGCTGTGTTTGAGCAAACTGATCAGAATCCAGTCGAGTACTGTGCCAAGTATTTCAGAAGAGATTACTACCGCATGACTTACGCCATGTCAATCAACCCGATACCTGATGTCATTGTACCTCCTGCATCAACTGACCTAACGCAGAGCATGGGATTGCAACCATGCCCCATTCTAGCCCGCCGCCAAGTTGGCCGACCAAAGGAAAAGCCAGCTGATCCTCGTATTGCAATTAAAAGGGCGGTGCGCTGCAGCAGGTGCAAGGGCTATGGGCACAACAAAGCAACTTGCAAAGTCCCTCTCACAACATAA
- the LOC123136788 gene encoding uncharacterized protein isoform X2, with translation MSLLTGCEYLSSSSKQAEVVTHDVSPMSTHSSPLISARKPPGWHIQFFIRIDLGGSYHTYPHLGGPFRSLEETEKAIKSHLDGLRSPIMCRDGLSSAEVAVRHRLYWPDGTRKKSFEGNPGRRNMNLLVQALLDKYNEDHHLLGNLAYELDNVVCSRQIYEKEGGLINKFYHINLTAKTKGDDGFHVDNLFFGEITRIEGENEEYMLNCFCMVKPIDNGGCSGCTKYGEYDLKHPVDADKYKGGHSTPAIQCRGINHIPFLQPDVPVYIRNKQDWLEFEKAMLAKEEAKIRYIYECPADSPIQAKVDGARMPAGLAKGQEDAGLAKGRESAGLAKRGEGADLTKRGEDAGLAKREDHQGSVKYVVPARRGVLF, from the exons ATGTCGCTGCTTACAGG GTGTGAGTACCTTTCCTCATCCTCCAAGCAGGCAGAGGTGGTAACTCATGATGTCTCACCAATGTCAACACACTCGTCTCCACTCATCTCGGCTCGTAAACCTCCTGGTTGGCATATACAGTTTTTCATCAGAATAGATCTGGGGGGTTCTTACCACACGTATCCTCATCTGGGGGGGCCATTCCGGAGCTTGGAGGAAACTGAAAAGGCTATCAAAAGCCATCTTGATGGCCTGCGCTCTCCAATAAT GTGCAGAGATGGGCTATCGTCGGCGGAGGTTGCAGTGCGACATCGCCTTTACTGGCCTGATGGCACAAGGAAGAAGTCGTTCGAAGGCAATCCCGGGCGTAGGAATATGAACCTATTGGTTCAAGCTTTACTGGATAAATACAATGAAGACCACCATCTTTTGGgg AATCTTGCATATGAACTTGATAATGTTGTGTGCTCCCGACAAATTTACGAGAAGGAGGGCGGCCTTATTAACAAATTCTATCATATCAATTTGACTGCAAAAACCAAAGGAGATGATGGTTTTCACGTCGACAATCTATTCTTTGGTGAAATCACACGAATAGAAGGCGAaaatgaagaatacatgctcaaTTGTTTCTGTATGGTTAAACCTATTGACAATG GCGGATGCTCAGGTTGTACGAAGTACGGGGAGTATGATTTGAAGCACCCTGTTGATGCTGATAAATACAAAGGTGGCCACTCTACCCCGGCCATTCAATGTCGTGGTATCAATCATATTCCTTTCTTGCAACCGGATGTACCTGTATACATCCGGAATAAGCAGGATTGGTTGGAGTTTGAGAAGGCtatgttggcgaaggaggaggctaaGATAAGATATATATATGAG TGCCCTGCTGATTCTCCTATTCAAGCAAAAGTGGATGGTGCAAGAATGCCTGCTGGTTTGGCCAAGGGACAAGAGGATGCTGGTTTGGCCAAGGGACGAGAGAGTGCTGGTTTGGCCAAGAGAGGAGAGGGTGCTGATTTGACCAAGAGAGGAGAGGATGCTGGTTTGGCCAAGCGAGAGGATCACCAGGGAAGCGTGAAGTACGTTGTACCTGCTAGGCGTGGGGTGTTGTTTTGA